From the genome of Eucalyptus grandis isolate ANBG69807.140 chromosome 2, ASM1654582v1, whole genome shotgun sequence, one region includes:
- the LOC104420053 gene encoding SNF1-related protein kinase catalytic subunit alpha KIN10 isoform X1, with protein sequence MEEPSRRTRSSEDPSLMNYRLIRNIGHGAFGKVKVATHRLTGTKVAIKILNRKKMREKCMEEKVSREIKIGKLLKHPHIIRLYETIESMANVYVVMEYAERGELFDYIVENRRIREDEARKFFQQIISGLEYCHNCRVVHRDLKPENLLLDSNGNVKIIDFGLSNIMRDGCLLKTSCGSTNYAAPEVLSGKLYSGPEVDIWSCGVVLYVVLCGTLPFDDESIPNLYNKIKSGVYTLPSHLTTGSRDLIARMIVVDPLRRLTIPEIRQHPWFLENLPNYLAAALPIIEHQTEKVDEEILERTVALGFNRDHLVQSLQNGIQDDATVSYYLLLDNNVSGTSVYGAELDNNAFGLQPHQIMVGILNALCQLNVCWKKIRHYNVKSMWSRGGQVQDLTKSCQHDGLRLGNEPATIQTNQVSQNTVKFELELYKTCEENYLLDLLRLTGLQILIIDLCASFLLGCSYSRVAIITRRENLVYSW encoded by the exons ATGGAAGAACCCTCTCGGCGAACAAGGTCTAGTGAGGACCCATCCCTGATGAATTATAGGCTAATAAGAAATATTGGCCACGGTGCATTTGGCAAAGTGAAAGTTGCAACGCATAGACTAACTGGTACCAAAGTGGCCATTAAGATTCTTAACCGtaaaaaaatgagggaaaagtGCATGGAGGAGAAAG TGAGTCGGGAGATTAAGATTGGCAAACTACTGAAGCATCCTCATATTATCAGGCTATATGAGACTATAGAGAGCATGGCTAATGTGTATGTTGTCATGGAGTACGCAGAACGTGGGGAGTTGTTTGATTATATTGTCGAGAATAGAAGGATCAGAGAGGATGAAGCACGGAAATTTTTTCAGCAG ATCATTTCAGGTTTAGAGTACTGTCACAATTGTAGGGTGGTTCATCGAGACCTTAAGCCTGAGAATCTGTTGTTGGATTCTAATGGCAATgtgaaaattattgattttggCTTGAGTAATATTATGCGCGATGGCTGTCTTCTAAAAACAAGTTGTGGTAGTACAAATTATGCTGCTCCAGAG GTTCTTTCTGGTAAACTTTATTCAGGGCCAGAGGTTGACATCTGGAGTTGCGGTGTCGTCTTATATGTAGTTCTTTGTGGCACTCTGCCTTTTGATGATGAAAGCATACCTAACCtctataataaaataaag AGTGGAGTTTATACTCTTCCAAGTCATTTAACAACTGGATCAAGGGATTTGATTGCGAGGATGATTGTTGTTGACCCTTTAAGGCGGCTGACCATTCCTGAAATTCGTCAACATCCTTGGTTCTTGGAAAATCTTCCTAATTATCTGGCTGCTGCTTTGCCAATTATTGAACATCAAACGGAGAAG gttgatgaagaaataCTTGAGCGTACGGTTGCATTGGGATTTAACAGGGACCACTTGGTTCAGTCTCTTCAAAACGGGATACAAGATGAT GCTACAGTGTCATATTACTTGCTGCTGGACAACAATGTATCCGGTACTAGCGTTTACGGTGCAGAGCTTGATAATAATGCG TTTGGACTGCAGCCTCATCAGATTATGGTAGGAATTCTGAATGCACTATGTCAGCTAAATGTCTGCTGGAAAAAGATCAGACATTACAACGTCAAGTCCATGTGGTCTCGCGGTGGTCAAGTTCAAGACCTTACTAAAAGTTGTCAGCATGATGGCCTCCGTTTAGGCAATGAACCTGCAACAATCCAGACCAATCAAGTGTCTCAGAACACTGTCAAGTTTGAATTGGAG CTGTATAAAACTTGTGAAGAGAATTACCTGCTGGACCTCCTGAGACTTACAGGTCTCCAAATACTTATTATTGATCTTTGTGCCAGTTTCTTGCTCGGCTGCAGTTATTCTAGAGTGGCAATAATTACTAGAAGAGAG AATCTTGTCTACTCATGGTAA
- the LOC104420053 gene encoding SNF1-related protein kinase catalytic subunit alpha KIN10 isoform X2 has translation MEEPSRRTRSSEDPSLMNYRLIRNIGHGAFGKVKVATHRLTGTKVAIKILNRKKMREKCMEEKVSREIKIGKLLKHPHIIRLYETIESMANVYVVMEYAERGELFDYIVENRRIREDEARKFFQQIISGLEYCHNCRVVHRDLKPENLLLDSNGNVKIIDFGLSNIMRDGCLLKTSCGSTNYAAPEVLSGKLYSGPEVDIWSCGVVLYVVLCGTLPFDDESIPNLYNKIKSGVYTLPSHLTTGSRDLIARMIVVDPLRRLTIPEIRQHPWFLENLPNYLAAALPIIEHQTEKVDEEILERTVALGFNRDHLVQSLQNGIQDDATVSYYLLLDNNVSGTSVYGAELDNNAGPSSSAVPSGGFSVSVDKQLIEHQTTQSPSVGR, from the exons ATGGAAGAACCCTCTCGGCGAACAAGGTCTAGTGAGGACCCATCCCTGATGAATTATAGGCTAATAAGAAATATTGGCCACGGTGCATTTGGCAAAGTGAAAGTTGCAACGCATAGACTAACTGGTACCAAAGTGGCCATTAAGATTCTTAACCGtaaaaaaatgagggaaaagtGCATGGAGGAGAAAG TGAGTCGGGAGATTAAGATTGGCAAACTACTGAAGCATCCTCATATTATCAGGCTATATGAGACTATAGAGAGCATGGCTAATGTGTATGTTGTCATGGAGTACGCAGAACGTGGGGAGTTGTTTGATTATATTGTCGAGAATAGAAGGATCAGAGAGGATGAAGCACGGAAATTTTTTCAGCAG ATCATTTCAGGTTTAGAGTACTGTCACAATTGTAGGGTGGTTCATCGAGACCTTAAGCCTGAGAATCTGTTGTTGGATTCTAATGGCAATgtgaaaattattgattttggCTTGAGTAATATTATGCGCGATGGCTGTCTTCTAAAAACAAGTTGTGGTAGTACAAATTATGCTGCTCCAGAG GTTCTTTCTGGTAAACTTTATTCAGGGCCAGAGGTTGACATCTGGAGTTGCGGTGTCGTCTTATATGTAGTTCTTTGTGGCACTCTGCCTTTTGATGATGAAAGCATACCTAACCtctataataaaataaag AGTGGAGTTTATACTCTTCCAAGTCATTTAACAACTGGATCAAGGGATTTGATTGCGAGGATGATTGTTGTTGACCCTTTAAGGCGGCTGACCATTCCTGAAATTCGTCAACATCCTTGGTTCTTGGAAAATCTTCCTAATTATCTGGCTGCTGCTTTGCCAATTATTGAACATCAAACGGAGAAG gttgatgaagaaataCTTGAGCGTACGGTTGCATTGGGATTTAACAGGGACCACTTGGTTCAGTCTCTTCAAAACGGGATACAAGATGAT GCTACAGTGTCATATTACTTGCTGCTGGACAACAATGTATCCGGTACTAGCGTTTACGGTGCAGAGCTTGATAATAATGCG GGACCTAGTTCATCTGCTGTTCCCAGTGGTGGGTTTTCAGTATCTGTTGACAAGCAGCTTATAGAACATCAGACTACTCAGTCACCAAGTGTGGGAAGATAG